In a single window of the Eshraghiella crossota genome:
- a CDS encoding Dabb family protein — MVKHIILWTLKDEFSTDEKDKIKLGIKEGLESLTGRIPGLVDIKVNISGLESSTVDLMLDSTFEDEAALKAYSVNPAHVEVADTKVRPFTASRACLDYEI, encoded by the coding sequence ATGGTAAAACACATTATTTTATGGACATTGAAAGATGAATTTTCCACAGATGAAAAAGATAAAATAAAGCTCGGTATTAAAGAAGGACTGGAATCGCTGACAGGCAGAATTCCCGGACTTGTTGACATTAAGGTGAATATATCGGGGCTTGAAAGTTCTACAGTGGATCTTATGCTTGATTCTACGTTTGAAGATGAAGCAGCACTGAAAGCATATTCCGTTAATCCGGCACACGTTGAAGTGGCAGATACAAAAGTAAGACCGTTTACGGCATCGAGGGCATGCCTTGATTATGAAATATAA
- the pgsA gene encoding CDP-diacylglycerol--glycerol-3-phosphate 3-phosphatidyltransferase — translation MNLPNKLTLFRIILIPFFVFFLFTGCVGEAGKYIALGIFAVASLTDLFDGKIARKYNLVTNFGKFMDPIADKLLVSSALISFVGLNRLQAWIVIILIAREFIISGFRLVASDSGIVLAASWWGKFKTAFQMIMCILLIINIQNNVFTVINNVFIYISLALSVISLADYLIKNRKVISDM, via the coding sequence ATGAATTTACCCAATAAATTAACTTTATTCAGAATTATTCTTATACCGTTTTTTGTATTTTTTCTCTTCACGGGATGTGTGGGAGAAGCAGGAAAATATATTGCGTTAGGTATATTTGCAGTAGCAAGCCTGACAGACCTTTTTGACGGGAAGATTGCAAGAAAGTATAATCTTGTAACCAACTTCGGCAAGTTTATGGATCCTATTGCGGACAAACTTCTTGTATCAAGTGCGCTTATATCCTTTGTAGGACTTAACAGACTCCAGGCCTGGATTGTAATAATACTGATTGCCAGAGAGTTTATTATAAGTGGATTCAGACTTGTTGCAAGCGACTCAGGAATTGTCCTGGCCGCCAGCTGGTGGGGCAAATTCAAAACGGCATTCCAGATGATTATGTGTATTTTACTTATTATCAATATACAGAATAATGTTTTTACGGTAATTAATAATGTATTCATATATATTTCGCTGGCATTATCGGTAATATCCCTTGCCGATTACCTTATAAAGAACAGGAAAGTAATTTCCGATATGTAA
- a CDS encoding TnpV protein, translating into MERKQGVTEELKGKDMMRWIGLMNNIRACADEIVSNDIVYF; encoded by the coding sequence ATGGAAAGGAAACAGGGCGTGACGGAAGAACTGAAAGGAAAGGATATGATGAGATGGATAGGATTGATGAATAATATCCGAGCCTGTGCAGATGAGATTGTATCCAATGATATTGTGTATTTCTAA
- a CDS encoding formate/nitrite transporter family protein encodes MENTNSPMLSPAEVFKANVQLEINRTKMPVAKMIFLGIFAGMFIALGAEGSSVAMHNIANVGMARTIAGSIFPIGLMLIVLLGGELFTGDCLLIMGVLDKKIKVLSMIRILIIVFISNLIGAVIIAYLVFLSGQFGYSNNLLGAFTIKVAMGKIDLGFTKAFTSGILCNIFVCGAVLMATAAKDVTGKIFACFFPILVFVVSGFEHCVANMYYIPAGIIALGNEAYKAKAMEAYGYTAEQLSGLNWKSFFINSSIPVTLGNIVGGMVCIGLLFWLIYGKKYDKSVKNLTSD; translated from the coding sequence ATGGAAAATACAAATTCGCCGATGTTATCTCCGGCAGAAGTTTTTAAAGCAAATGTACAGCTTGAAATAAACAGGACGAAAATGCCTGTGGCAAAAATGATATTTCTCGGAATTTTTGCGGGAATGTTTATAGCTCTCGGTGCAGAAGGAAGCAGCGTTGCGATGCACAACATAGCGAATGTGGGAATGGCTAGAACAATCGCAGGAAGCATATTCCCTATAGGACTCATGCTTATTGTACTCCTCGGAGGAGAACTGTTTACGGGGGACTGTCTGCTGATTATGGGCGTTCTTGATAAAAAGATTAAAGTACTCTCAATGATAAGAATACTGATTATCGTATTTATCAGTAATCTTATCGGGGCAGTTATTATAGCATATCTTGTATTCCTTAGCGGACAATTTGGCTATAGTAATAATTTGCTGGGAGCTTTTACAATAAAAGTTGCCATGGGAAAAATTGACCTTGGATTTACAAAAGCATTTACGTCGGGAATATTATGTAATATATTTGTCTGCGGTGCTGTGCTTATGGCTACTGCAGCGAAAGATGTTACAGGCAAAATTTTTGCCTGCTTCTTCCCAATACTTGTATTTGTTGTCAGTGGATTTGAACACTGTGTGGCAAATATGTATTACATTCCGGCAGGAATAATTGCGTTAGGCAATGAAGCTTATAAGGCAAAGGCAATGGAAGCATACGGTTATACGGCAGAACAGCTTTCGGGACTTAACTGGAAGAGCTTTTTTATAAACAGTTCAATACCTGTTACTCTTGGCAATATTGTGGGTGGAATGGTATGCATTGGTCTGCTTTTCTGGCTGATATATGGAAAAAAATATGATAAATCTGTTAAAAACTTGACCTCGGACTGA
- a CDS encoding regulatory protein RecX gives MTVKDVVPINSGKFKVIFEENYSIPLYKTEIRRYNIEAGRELEDSDMNEIHKTLISRIKNRILYLLEDSDKSIHTIKSKMRFAGYPDDIVDEVTELFTEYGYLDDKRYARNYISSMSVYMKKSKKAIITGLYSKGISREIIDEVIEEYEFGDRELILDTLRKKGYTQESLAEIDFSVKKSLISMLLRRGFEYEEICSIFKYMS, from the coding sequence ATGACAGTTAAGGATGTAGTACCTATTAATTCCGGAAAGTTTAAGGTTATCTTTGAAGAAAACTATAGTATACCTTTATATAAGACTGAGATAAGAAGATATAATATAGAAGCAGGCAGAGAACTTGAAGATTCTGATATGAATGAGATTCATAAGACACTTATTTCAAGAATAAAGAACAGAATACTGTATCTTTTAGAAGATTCGGATAAATCAATTCATACCATAAAGTCCAAGATGAGATTTGCAGGATATCCGGATGATATAGTGGATGAGGTAACAGAACTTTTCACAGAATACGGATATCTTGATGATAAGAGATATGCCAGAAATTATATTTCGTCTATGAGTGTCTATATGAAGAAAAGCAAAAAGGCAATAATAACAGGTCTATATTCCAAAGGAATCAGCCGTGAGATTATAGATGAAGTAATAGAAGAATATGAATTTGGCGATAGGGAACTTATACTGGATACATTAAGAAAAAAAGGCTATACACAGGAAAGCCTTGCAGAAATTGATTTTTCTGTAAAGAAGTCTTTAATTTCAATGCTGCTTAGAAGAGGCTTTGAATATGAGGAAATATGTAGCATTTTTAAGTATATGTCTTAG
- the recA gene encoding recombinase RecA — MAKEDKLRALDAALSSIERSFGKGAVMKLGDPAAAMNVETVPTGSLSLDIALGMGGVPKGRIVEIYGPESSGKTTVALHMVAEVQKRGGIAGFIDAEHALDPVYARNIGVNIDELYISQPDNGEQALEITETLVRSGAVDIIIVDSVAALVPKAEIDGDMGDSHVGLQARLMSQALRKLTAVISKTNCIVIFINQLREKVGVMFGNPETTTGGRALKFYSSIRMDVRRIESLKANGEVVGNRTRVKVVKNKIAPPFREAEFDIMFGKGISREGDILDLGVTSNVVQKSGAWFAYNGDKIGQGRENAKIYLSEHPDIMEEIEQKVREHFAVDVSHEDETVTTEE, encoded by the coding sequence ATGGCTAAAGAAGATAAATTAAGAGCATTGGATGCGGCACTTTCAAGTATTGAACGCAGTTTTGGCAAGGGAGCGGTTATGAAGCTCGGAGATCCTGCTGCGGCTATGAATGTAGAGACAGTACCTACGGGTTCATTGAGTCTTGATATTGCACTTGGTATGGGCGGAGTTCCTAAGGGAAGGATAGTTGAAATATACGGACCTGAATCAAGCGGTAAGACAACGGTTGCACTGCATATGGTTGCAGAAGTCCAGAAGAGAGGCGGAATCGCAGGGTTTATCGATGCAGAGCACGCCCTTGATCCTGTATACGCAAGGAATATAGGTGTTAATATTGATGAATTATATATTTCACAGCCGGATAACGGTGAACAGGCACTTGAGATAACGGAGACACTTGTGCGTTCAGGTGCTGTGGACATTATCATTGTGGATTCCGTTGCCGCTCTTGTGCCTAAGGCTGAGATAGACGGGGATATGGGCGATTCACATGTAGGATTACAGGCAAGACTTATGTCACAGGCTCTCAGAAAGCTCACCGCTGTTATCAGTAAAACAAACTGCATTGTAATTTTTATTAACCAGCTCAGAGAGAAAGTCGGGGTTATGTTTGGTAATCCTGAGACAACAACAGGTGGCAGGGCACTTAAGTTTTATTCTTCAATAAGAATGGATGTAAGAAGAATCGAATCACTTAAGGCTAATGGTGAAGTTGTAGGTAACAGAACAAGAGTCAAGGTTGTTAAGAATAAGATTGCACCTCCGTTCAGAGAAGCAGAATTTGATATTATGTTTGGCAAAGGAATCTCAAGAGAAGGAGATATACTTGATCTTGGTGTTACAAGCAATGTTGTTCAGAAGAGCGGTGCATGGTTCGCTTATAACGGAGATAAGATAGGACAGGGAAGAGAGAATGCCAAGATATATCTGTCAGAGCATCCGGATATTATGGAAGAAATCGAACAGAAGGTAAGGGAACACTTTGCTGTTGATGTATCACATGAAGATGAGACTGTAACCACTGAAGAATAA
- a CDS encoding VanZ family protein: MKKKISLISSIILYLVAIFILIYYFSVEFNELLRLSPTGRIVLLLSGCLFMYFGGLFLTKYIDKKYKDKVLKINIGIWFILYIILLSTLTLFDDYFFRGNFNILSWNSELFRSYMSNSFNLIPFKTIFGYITKFISGDIAPYIFIYNILGNAVALMPFAFFLPILLKKQKKFKNFLVTMLCIVIGIELLQFITMSGCCDIDDVILNVVGALVMFGILQIKSINQLIRNIFLLEKNKIDYKDLEKKIIIILIPIICIIGVVFISENKYIDKNSQTFTHLKIIDKTKEENITCNTALEQFYEDKEYIYYFPCEKSKYVIVIYSNGYQETVKSSLEYGDITIEDLERNNIEFIKQKKDMSSLYALSS; encoded by the coding sequence ATGAAGAAAAAAATAAGTTTAATATCAAGCATAATATTATATTTAGTTGCTATATTTATTTTGATATATTATTTTAGTGTAGAGTTTAATGAATTATTACGTTTAAGTCCAACTGGAAGAATAGTATTATTACTATCAGGTTGTCTTTTTATGTATTTTGGTGGTTTATTTTTAACAAAATATATAGATAAGAAATATAAGGATAAGGTTTTAAAAATAAATATAGGTATATGGTTTATTTTATATATTATATTATTATCAACACTTACCTTATTTGATGATTACTTTTTTAGAGGAAATTTTAATATATTGAGTTGGAATAGTGAATTGTTTAGAAGTTATATGTCTAACTCATTTAATTTAATTCCATTTAAAACAATATTTGGTTACATTACAAAGTTTATTAGTGGAGATATTGCACCATATATATTTATATATAATATTTTAGGAAATGCAGTTGCTTTAATGCCTTTTGCCTTTTTCTTACCAATATTATTAAAAAAACAAAAGAAATTTAAAAACTTTTTAGTAACTATGCTTTGCATAGTTATAGGTATTGAACTGTTGCAATTTATTACAATGTCTGGTTGTTGCGATATTGATGATGTGATTTTAAATGTAGTAGGTGCGTTAGTTATGTTTGGTATATTGCAAATAAAATCAATCAACCAATTAATAAGAAATATATTTCTTTTAGAAAAAAATAAAATTGATTATAAAGATTTAGAAAAAAAGATTATTATTATTTTAATACCAATTATCTGTATTATTGGAGTTGTTTTTATAAGTGAAAATAAGTATATAGATAAAAATAGTCAAACTTTTACACACTTAAAGATAATAGATAAAACAAAAGAAGAAAATATTACTTGTAATACTGCATTAGAACAATTTTATGAAGATAAAGAATATATATATTATTTTCCTTGCGAAAAAAGTAAATATGTAATAGTTATATATTCTAATGGTTATCAAGAAACTGTAAAATCATCTTTAGAATATGGAGATATAACTATTGAAGATTTAGAAAGAAATAATATAGAATTTATCAAACAGAAAAAAGATATGAGTAGCCTTTACGCTTTATCGTCGTAA
- a CDS encoding ketopantoate reductase family protein translates to MKYLVIGGGAIGGSIAAYLTKAEKEVTLIARGRQLEEISEYGLFVSKGRNEFNAKINTVSAEEYDDNPDVIFLCVKGYSLESTYPIIKSCAVKNTVIIPLLNGYGINKKISKEFPDLTVLAGCIYIAASVTEPGFIHLSSDIFKIVYGFLDGNLKDQRLLEVASDLAKSGITPVYSDNIKRDTFKKFTMVSPMAAVGTYCNVTALAFKHASQARDMYIKCVEELVNLAAGMEIDIPEDIVDINLEIIKNLENSYTSSMQKDVCAGRQSEADGLIHEVVRLGHEYGVDVPIYEMIAEKIK, encoded by the coding sequence ATGAAATATCTGGTAATCGGTGGCGGTGCGATAGGAGGAAGCATTGCTGCTTATCTTACAAAAGCCGAAAAAGAAGTAACACTCATCGCAAGAGGCAGACAGTTAGAAGAAATTAGTGAATACGGGCTTTTTGTATCAAAAGGCCGTAATGAATTTAATGCTAAAATTAATACCGTAAGTGCTGAAGAATATGACGACAATCCTGATGTTATCTTTTTATGTGTCAAGGGCTATTCCCTTGAATCAACATATCCGATTATAAAAAGCTGTGCGGTCAAAAACACCGTAATCATTCCATTGCTTAACGGATATGGTATTAATAAAAAAATATCCAAAGAATTTCCTGATTTAACAGTTTTGGCAGGCTGTATATACATTGCTGCATCCGTTACAGAACCGGGTTTTATTCATCTTAGCAGCGATATTTTCAAAATTGTATATGGATTTTTGGACGGTAACCTGAAAGACCAAAGACTTCTTGAAGTTGCATCTGACCTTGCCAAAAGTGGAATCACTCCTGTTTATTCAGACAATATAAAGCGGGATACTTTCAAGAAGTTTACAATGGTATCTCCGATGGCTGCTGTAGGAACTTACTGCAATGTAACCGCTCTCGCATTCAAACATGCTTCCCAGGCAAGAGATATGTATATAAAATGCGTAGAGGAACTGGTCAATCTGGCTGCCGGAATGGAAATAGACATTCCTGAAGATATTGTTGACATCAACCTTGAAATAATAAAAAATCTTGAAAACAGCTACACCTCTTCCATGCAGAAAGACGTCTGTGCCGGAAGACAAAGTGAGGCCGACGGTCTTATACATGAGGTTGTTCGCCTCGGACATGAGTATGGGGTTGATGTTCCTATTTATGAAATGATTGCGGAGAAGATTAAATAA
- a CDS encoding competence/damage-inducible protein A gives MKAELISVGTEILLGNIVNTNAAYLSKQCASLGINVYAQSVVGDNDKRLGTLFKDAMSRSDVVILTGGLGPTEDDLTKETVCECMDVPLVRDVKAEENMVNILKGLSYTPSHNNYKQALVPKDSIILYNHNGTAPGAIIEKNGFTAILLPGPPIEMTAMFEEYVIPYLRSKTNDVLYSYTIKECGIGESLLETMLLDIIDNQTNPTVATYAKTSCSEVRITAKADSFEKAQNLVKPIAEEVIKRLGDNVYSTDEKENIEDALVRLLRKNNLTISVAESCTGGLTCSKIVNVGGASEVFKYGFITYANEAKMKLLGVSKDTLEKYTAVSEKTAREMACGAIKESGADVAVSITGYAGPYDSEDEPKGLVFIGCTNGKDTFCRQFRFNGNRQKIRESASVMALNMARLMIIQYEMEN, from the coding sequence ATGAAAGCAGAGCTTATTTCAGTGGGAACAGAGATCCTGCTTGGGAATATTGTAAATACTAATGCTGCGTACCTGTCAAAGCAGTGTGCAAGCCTGGGAATAAATGTATATGCCCAATCTGTTGTAGGTGATAATGATAAAAGACTTGGAACGCTTTTCAAAGATGCAATGAGCCGTTCTGATGTTGTCATACTTACAGGAGGCCTTGGACCTACCGAAGATGATTTAACTAAAGAAACAGTATGTGAATGTATGGATGTTCCGCTTGTAAGGGATGTTAAAGCAGAAGAAAATATGGTAAATATTCTTAAAGGTTTATCTTATACACCAAGCCATAACAATTATAAGCAGGCATTAGTTCCGAAGGACAGCATAATTTTATATAATCATAACGGAACAGCACCCGGTGCAATCATTGAGAAAAACGGTTTTACCGCAATTCTTTTACCCGGACCTCCTATTGAGATGACTGCAATGTTTGAAGAGTATGTAATACCATATCTTAGAAGTAAAACCAATGATGTTCTGTATTCATATACAATAAAGGAATGCGGAATAGGAGAAAGTCTTTTAGAGACCATGCTTCTTGATATAATAGATAATCAGACTAATCCTACAGTAGCCACATACGCCAAGACATCCTGTAGCGAAGTGAGAATAACAGCCAAAGCTGACAGTTTTGAAAAGGCACAGAATCTTGTAAAGCCGATTGCAGAAGAGGTAATTAAAAGACTTGGCGATAATGTTTATTCTACGGATGAAAAAGAAAATATTGAAGACGCCCTTGTAAGACTTCTCAGAAAGAATAATCTTACAATATCTGTTGCAGAGTCCTGCACAGGCGGACTTACATGTTCTAAAATAGTAAATGTTGGAGGAGCATCAGAGGTATTTAAGTATGGCTTCATAACCTATGCCAATGAAGCTAAAATGAAGCTCCTCGGCGTCAGTAAAGATACGCTTGAAAAATATACGGCTGTAAGTGAAAAAACAGCAAGAGAAATGGCATGCGGCGCTATAAAAGAATCAGGTGCAGATGTTGCCGTATCAATTACCGGATACGCAGGTCCTTATGACAGCGAAGATGAACCTAAAGGACTTGTTTTTATAGGATGTACCAATGGGAAGGATACTTTTTGCAGACAGTTCAGATTCAATGGGAACAGACAAAAAATAAGAGAAAGCGCATCCGTTATGGCACTTAATATGGCAAGACTGATGATTATACAATACGAAATGGAGAATTAA
- the rny gene encoding ribonuclease Y: MQVYIIIACVVTLVVAAPVTWLISTTYHKKVTDKKIGSAEAKAREIIDEALKTAETKKKEILLEAKEESIKAKNELDREIRERRNEVQKYERRVLSKEETLDKKLDAVEKRDNGLNRKEEELNHKKQEVEALSAKRVQELERISGLTSIQAKEYLLKTVEEEVKHETAVMVKEMESRAKEEADKKAKDYIVSAIQRCAADHVAEATISVVQLPNDEMKGRIIGREGRNIRTLETMTGVDLIIDDTPEAVILSAFDPVRREVARIALEKLIIDGRIHPARIEEMVEKAQKEVEIMIREEGEAAALETGVHGIHPELIKLLGRMKFRTSYGQNALRHSVEVSLLCGLLASEIGLDVRLAKRAGLLHDIGKSIDHETEGSHVQIGADLCRKYKESELIVNAVEAHHGDIEPQSLIACIVQAADAISAARPGARRETIETYTNRLKQLEDITNEFKGVDKSFAIQAGREIRIMVVPELISDADMVLLARDISKKIEEELAYPGQIKVNVIRESRVTDYAK; encoded by the coding sequence GTGCAGGTATATATTATTATTGCTTGTGTCGTAACATTGGTTGTCGCAGCTCCGGTTACATGGCTTATAAGCACTACATACCATAAGAAGGTTACCGATAAGAAAATCGGAAGTGCAGAGGCTAAGGCCAGAGAGATAATTGATGAAGCACTTAAGACAGCAGAGACGAAGAAGAAAGAAATTCTTCTTGAAGCGAAGGAAGAGTCTATTAAGGCTAAGAATGAGCTTGACAGGGAAATAAGAGAACGTCGTAACGAAGTACAGAAATATGAACGTCGTGTTCTTTCCAAAGAAGAGACTCTTGACAAGAAGTTAGATGCTGTTGAGAAGCGAGATAATGGTTTGAATCGCAAAGAAGAAGAGTTGAACCATAAGAAGCAGGAAGTAGAAGCACTCAGTGCTAAGCGCGTGCAGGAACTTGAAAGAATCTCAGGATTAACCTCCATTCAGGCAAAAGAATATCTTTTAAAAACTGTAGAAGAAGAAGTAAAACATGAGACCGCAGTTATGGTCAAAGAAATGGAAAGCAGAGCCAAGGAAGAGGCAGATAAGAAAGCAAAGGATTACATTGTAAGTGCAATCCAGAGATGCGCAGCCGACCATGTGGCAGAAGCTACTATTTCAGTGGTACAGCTTCCTAATGATGAAATGAAAGGTAGAATTATCGGTAGAGAGGGACGTAATATTAGAACTCTTGAGACTATGACAGGTGTCGATTTAATTATAGATGATACACCGGAAGCCGTTATTTTATCTGCATTTGATCCTGTAAGAAGGGAAGTCGCCAGAATTGCACTTGAAAAATTAATTATTGACGGACGTATACATCCGGCAAGAATTGAAGAAATGGTTGAAAAAGCTCAGAAAGAAGTTGAAATAATGATAAGAGAAGAGGGTGAAGCCGCTGCTCTTGAAACGGGAGTTCATGGTATACACCCAGAACTTATTAAACTTCTTGGAAGAATGAAATTCAGAACAAGCTATGGACAGAATGCACTCAGACATTCTGTAGAAGTTTCGTTGCTTTGTGGATTGCTGGCATCAGAAATTGGTCTTGATGTCAGATTAGCAAAGAGAGCAGGTCTGCTACATGATATTGGTAAATCAATTGATCATGAGACAGAAGGCTCACATGTTCAGATTGGCGCTGATTTATGCAGAAAATATAAAGAATCAGAACTTATAGTTAATGCTGTTGAGGCTCATCATGGTGATATTGAGCCACAGAGCCTTATTGCGTGCATTGTGCAGGCAGCTGATGCTATTTCTGCGGCAAGACCAGGGGCCAGAAGAGAAACAATTGAAACATACACCAACCGTTTAAAACAGTTAGAAGATATAACCAATGAATTCAAAGGCGTTGATAAGTCATTTGCTATTCAGGCAGGACGTGAGATTCGAATCATGGTAGTTCCGGAGCTTATAAGTGATGCTGATATGGTATTGCTCGCAAGGGATATTTCTAAGAAGATAGAAGAAGAACTTGCATATCCGGGTCAGATTAAGGTTAATGTAATCAGAGAGTCACGAGTAACAGATTACGCCAAGTAA
- the rimO gene encoding 30S ribosomal protein S12 methylthiotransferase RimO: MKLLFISLGCDKNLVDSEMMMGLLHDRGYEFTDNEEEADIIVINTCGFINDAKEESINTILEMAKYKENNLKALIVAGCLVERYKNEILQELPEIDAIVGTTAFDKICDVVDDVLADKKHNELESINKMCRPDVKRIITTGGYYSYLKIAEGCDKHCTYCSIPMIRGAYRSVPMDELVKEAEYLADNGVKELIIVAQEITVYGKDLYGEKKLPELLHRLCKIPGIQWIRLLYCYPEEITDELIETIRTEKKICHYIDMPIQHASDKILKAMGRRTNNVELRNIISKLRKEIPDICLRTTLITGFPGETEEDHQILLDFIDEMEFDRLGVFTYSPEEDTKAASLDNQVDEEVKLCRKDEIMELQQEISMDKSERLVGKEIEVIIEGKASDEDVYVGRSYMDAPSVDGYVFINSEEELMSGDFAKVRIVKAMEYDLIGDLI, from the coding sequence ATGAAATTATTATTTATTTCATTGGGCTGTGATAAGAATCTCGTAGATTCAGAGATGATGATGGGTCTTTTGCATGACAGAGGTTATGAATTTACAGACAATGAAGAAGAAGCAGATATTATTGTAATCAATACATGCGGTTTTATAAATGACGCAAAGGAAGAGAGCATTAATACCATTCTTGAAATGGCAAAATATAAAGAAAATAATCTGAAGGCTCTTATAGTAGCGGGATGCCTTGTAGAGAGATATAAAAATGAAATATTACAGGAACTTCCGGAAATAGATGCAATTGTTGGAACAACGGCATTTGATAAAATCTGTGATGTCGTTGATGATGTGCTGGCAGATAAGAAACATAATGAACTTGAAAGCATTAACAAGATGTGCAGACCGGATGTTAAGAGAATTATTACAACCGGAGGATATTATTCATATCTTAAGATAGCAGAAGGCTGTGACAAGCACTGCACCTATTGCAGTATTCCAATGATAAGAGGCGCATATAGAAGTGTTCCTATGGATGAACTTGTTAAGGAAGCAGAGTATCTGGCAGACAACGGAGTTAAGGAACTTATAATAGTTGCACAGGAGATAACCGTATATGGTAAAGATTTATACGGAGAAAAGAAATTGCCGGAATTGCTGCACAGACTTTGTAAAATTCCGGGAATACAGTGGATTAGACTTTTATATTGTTATCCGGAAGAAATAACAGATGAACTTATAGAGACTATAAGAACTGAAAAAAAGATATGTCATTATATTGATATGCCTATACAGCATGCGTCAGATAAGATTCTTAAGGCAATGGGACGAAGAACCAATAATGTCGAACTAAGGAATATTATCTCAAAATTACGGAAAGAAATTCCTGACATCTGTCTTAGAACGACTCTTATAACAGGTTTTCCGGGAGAGACAGAAGAAGATCATCAGATTTTGCTTGATTTTATAGACGAGATGGAATTTGACAGACTTGGAGTATTTACTTACTCACCGGAAGAAGATACTAAGGCTGCATCCCTTGATAATCAGGTGGATGAGGAAGTGAAACTTTGCAGAAAAGACGAGATAATGGAACTTCAGCAGGAAATATCCATGGATAAGTCAGAAAGACTTGTTGGAAAAGAAATTGAAGTAATTATAGAAGGAAAAGCAAGTGATGAAGATGTTTATGTCGGACGATCTTATATGGATGCACCATCGGTAGACGGCTATGTATTCATTAATAGCGAAGAAGAACTTATGAGTGGCGATTTTGCAAAAGTCAGGATAGTTAAAGCCATGGAATATGATTTGATAGGAGATTTGATATGA
- a CDS encoding TetR/AcrR family transcriptional regulator: protein MNKSQSKYFNTACLMDEALLSLLQKKDYTYITVKEICEKAGVNRSTFYLHYETMDDLLQESLSYLFSKFKMKYDSSAQVKVDSDSLGNLYLITPEYIIPYLEFLYENKQIFMTAIKKPAIFEVSKHYDEMYSGIFNPILERFGVEPGERKYILTYHISGMHAIIIEWVKNGCKESAQYIADLLIKYTLPYKEPDGV, encoded by the coding sequence ATGAATAAATCACAAAGCAAATATTTTAATACCGCCTGCCTGATGGACGAAGCGCTTCTTTCATTGCTTCAAAAAAAAGACTACACCTATATCACAGTGAAAGAAATCTGTGAAAAAGCCGGTGTGAACCGTTCTACCTTTTATCTGCATTATGAGACAATGGATGACCTTCTTCAGGAAAGCCTGTCTTATCTCTTTTCAAAATTCAAAATGAAATATGACAGCAGTGCACAGGTGAAGGTTGACAGTGACTCCTTAGGCAATCTGTACCTGATTACACCGGAATATATCATCCCATATCTTGAGTTTTTGTATGAGAACAAGCAGATTTTTATGACGGCGATTAAAAAACCGGCAATTTTTGAAGTGAGTAAGCATTATGATGAAATGTATAGCGGCATATTCAATCCTATTTTGGAACGATTTGGGGTTGAACCGGGTGAGAGAAAATACATACTTACATATCATATCAGCGGAATGCACGCAATTATCATCGAATGGGTAAAAAACGGCTGTAAGGAATCCGCACAGTATATTGCAGATCTTTTGATTAAGTATACTTTGCCCTACAAGGAGCCGGATGGCGTATGA